agactgtttaaaagaaagtttaaaaatcaactgaaatttcttaagaaaaataaatgctacattggcacattgctgtctgctgtttagtcctgggtatATATTCAATATACACACAGGGCATGTGCGCTGTTTAGATCAATTTGATCTACGTCCCACCTCGTCTTTTGCAATACACCTGAAAAAAGTCCTTTTTGCCTGCTACCTTCTGCAAATGCAAAAGTTATCTCATAAATCTACGTTTTTATGAAATGTTAACAGAGTCATTAGAATGGATTGTGCTTATTGCGCTGAATTAATtcaattctattttatttatatagtgtcaataacagtGCAGTACTGAGACGAAGGATAGCAAAAAGGGAAATTCagtcagggttagggttggcTATTAACATGCTATATAGTAGAAGTACACACATGCGTGAGTAGTAATAGAGAAGAAATAACATAAGAAATTAGAGGAGAGGAGGTTGGTGCGAGAGAGAAGAAAGTAGAGATCAGGTGCAtaatagcagcataactaaaggGGTTTCACAACTAAGGGAtgtaaatatactttattacaaaaatataaataaaagattatatattatttaaaagttttccTGTTCCGTAGTCccatttaaacacaaaacatcttTACAAACATgtaattagtttagtttagtctccTATCCATATTCAAACCATATATTATAAAGGCtatttatataaaagaaaagcatcattttaaacacctataacatttaaaaatactgaaTGTGAGTCTGTAGGTTTGTGATATTTTGCTGGAACAAATGAAAGGCAGAACGCTTTACAGTTATAATAAGTACTTTATTGTTTCAACAGTGCTGCCAGCGCCTGACAGATAAATATACCGTTCTGAGTTGATCTATTTACAGCTTGTTCAGAGACAATACAAACTGTCCCACACAGACATACATAGTGATCTTTAGTGTATAACATACTTTGGGCTGGTTTCCTTGTCCAAGCAAATATGGTCCCCTTTGAAAGATGCGATGAccgtctgtgtgtctctgtgaaagAAGCCCTATTTAGTCGTGATTTTGTTAACATgtaatgtgttgttacatgtgCAACTCATCGCACGGTGCAGCAGTAGTTTGCAAAGGTAAGAACTGTGTTTCATGTGCGCAAATAAACCATCAGGAACGACCAACATTTTATGTACAATAGATACATTTAAGCTATAAatataagaagaaaaagtgacatCTGCTTGTTCAGTAGTCTCAGTTTCACACGCGCAAAACTGATTTTATACTGTAAATGCTGCCCCGATCTGGTATTTCTTCAAATTAGCCTTTTTATGCATTGCGGGAGTATTTGCTGGCATATGCAACATAGTGTAGTTTCATAGATGCTAGTATAATTTACTTTCATAAGTATCATCTTGAGTTTTATTAAACCTTTCTGTATACTCTTCACTTACAGTACAGCtgcgcacacatacagtacaggcATGCTCAAACATATCCAACTGGTTTCATTCACTCATAAGCCACAAACAGAAGAtctatacaaacacacatgtatgtAAGCACACGTTCATAAATTCAAGCTGTACCAAAACAATCCATGCTGAGCTACACGGATTACCATCCCGTATCCCATCCACGTTCAGTTTCTTCATTTAGCCGTGTTTAAAAATGATCAGTTTAGTCTTTGCCCACGTTCTGAAGAAGAATCTCTGCAGAGTTAAGAGACAAATCTTCCGAAATTCCAAAATCTAATCCATTGATGTGGTTTTTGTATGAACTATATGAACTATTTATAACAAAGAAGAggcttcttctgtttgtttcagatgTTTCCGTCATCTGTTCCCCCGGCTATGCTGGTCTGCATAGGTAACTTCAACAGGCAAAGCGGATGCTGACGACAGCATCCTCCTCTTGTTGATCCCTCTGTAATAATAATGGCTCTAGTTATCCTCGCAAACAGCTTGAGGGCAGCAAGGCTCGTTGTGTGTTGTGAGCATTTACTTGACTTGATATATCATATTCCTGAAAAACCCTTTCAAAACAGCACCAACTCTTAGGCCTCTGCGACTCCCGTGCCCGAACTTCTCCCCCCCCTCACTTCAGCAGCGATATGTCGTCTGCAAAGTCCCCGTGTGGGTGGAGGCAGCGGGCGAAGCGCCACTGGCACACCATGAGACACAGCGGCAGCATGAAGAGAGCGCAGATACCCGCCATGATGTAGGCGATGGTCATCAGAGTGGACTCGTCCGTCTGGGGGATGTTGTAGCCGCAGTCCTCCAGGTCGGCGCCGTGGAACGGGCCCTCCACAGAGGCTGTGCGAAACTCATCATGCACTACAAAAGGAAGAGCAGATGGTatgtgaaaaaacacaaaaatcagtGCTTAACGTTACTATTCAGATAATGTTAGTGTCTTAAAATGGGCCGACGTCTGTTCAGTCACTGTCTGTGGAGACATTCCTGCGTAAAACCACAAGCTGTGAacaatatgctttttttttttttgccaaagacCGTAGGCAGAGCTAGCTGACGTTCAAAAACACACCTACAACAGACCACTCATCAATCATCGGGTGGTAACTTCATCCCAACTATTTCTCTATCCTCTCTAAGTGTCTTTatgtcttttccttctcctcagtTGCATTTTAACACCACAGTCCTGACCGTCTCACCCCTCACCCCTCATCCCTCCTCACCGTGGCATGTGCTAACAGCAAAGCCGATGCGTTTCTTCTCACGGTCAAAGACCACGTAGAAGCCCTCCATGATGACGGCCCCCATCACCGTTCCAGTGCTGGACTGGGACACAGCAAACTTATAGCAGTCCTCCTGAGCAGAGGCCACGTCCTCCACGGGCCGCAGGTATTGCTGCAGAGACAAATGTACAATTAAATGAAAGATGGTGCTAAGAGATTGTACATGCATTATGGTCATCCGCCTAATATTGTCTCGataacagttgcgactcatcagagattgtgaatgggccttctgagggtgtcctgtggtgtccttGCTTtgaggtgggggggtctggtctaggtgggcggtacatgtctaagttacatccacataaataccaggtccaaatatttcccaacagaacactgtattgtatCAAGATGGTCAATCTTCAATCTCAGTGTTATCAACTTCtgcagtcagtggttttaatgttgtggctgatcaatgtatatCCACACTATTATAAATTTTTTGTAATGTTGCGTGATGTTTTTAAAGTACAGGTTAACTCTTCCTATTTCTGATAGTTTTGCCATGTTCCCTTTAATATGTCATAAGAAGGTTTCCATTAAAATATGTCTAAATTCAGAGAAATATACAGGAGCCAATGCTCTCCATTTAAATTGTATGTGTGGAACTAGAATAACTTTGCTTATTGTTTGTGGATTTCCCCCAGGTTTGCTATACACATTCTTGGGAAGAATTGGGACACTTCAAAACTTgctttttttgtcctttatgttttattacacTGCTGACTAGTCCAATGCCTTGAAATGATTAACAGCAGAGAGATGGTCTCACTAAGGagttgtataaataaaacagtaaagatCTTACTAATGTGCTGTTGTAGAGCCTGACCTGTACGTTGACACAGAACATATCATTGGGGAAGAGATGTTGCAGTGTGTAATGGTTAAAGTTATAAAAACAGTGATGCTATTACAAatctgtccactagagggcacaCACGTTTTCAACCCGTTTATGGAGGATAGATTTATTTAGTGTATATAGACTGTATGCTTGTAGTGTGTATTCTGTATATGTTCTGATTTACTgctactgaataaaaaaaatcctcaagcATAGCGTCTTGTTCTCAGAATGAAGGTCAGATGCCTCCCACAGGTTTGTGTCACTTCATTCATTCCACCAACATCAAGACCTGTCTGACTGACTTTGAACTGAAACGTTTAATGAATTTTCACAGCTTTAGAAGATATCTTGAAAGGAAAGgttattcttttttaaacatagtTTTTAGTAGGATCTGTCAGACCTTGATCTTAAGAGATGCAACACCAGATACTGGGATTACCTGCGGCAGGATGGAGATGCGGAAGGACTGGTTGCGGTTTTCGCTCAtcagggagagggagatgacTGGAAAGATGTTCCAGGGTGTAGTGCCAGCCTGCCAACACACCAGCTGCTCGCCCAGCCAGAACCCGGAGGGAAACTGTTCTGTCTGAAAAACAGGGTCAGAAGGACGCTGGTTTGTTCCTTTCTTATGCTCCCACTCATCGCAAGTCAGGGCCAGGGGAGCAGAAGTTGGAGCTCATTCAATAAGAgtgggaggaaaaataaaaatcttattttCTGTTAGTCTGAATGGATTGTTAATGAAACTGCTGCCAGAGAGAAATAGGAAGAACTATTAAAGGGCACAAAAAATATCTCACAGTTCATTCTCAGTGGCCGCACAACTTAATAATAAACTTCATAAGACAAAAGTcatatattatgttattatgtcACTTCACAAACGTACTTAATACTATAAAATAACCTCTGATTAAGGTATTCTAGAGACTTGTGCCTGACATTACACTGCTTTCACCACAGTACCTACACAAAGACAGAATGGTACTGCACAAAATACTCGTTATTGGAATAGTATGTTGGAAATTACTGATATAATCAAGACTttgaaatccatttttattgtaaataaatttaTTATGTACTGTTAGACGTCTAAACTCCATCAGAACCATTTCTGGTCGACTTTCTGCTATTTTATCCTTACAAAGCTGAAAGTAATCTCTCTGCAAAAGCTTTTCAGTGTGGGCTAAATCCACTCTCAGCAGATATCTGAGGAGTCGGGTGAAGACtggagcaacacaaaacagaaagacagaggatTAGAGCACGCGAGGATACGGTGTCTGCTTCGTGGCGTGACGACTGACCGAAGAGGCCGCTTCAATGGCCTTCACTGCAGCCAGGAAGACTTTTCTAGGCAGCCGGAGGTTGGTGGTGCCGCTGTCCACTATGCTCTTATCGTAGTTGTACTGTTGGAGACAACGAAGAAGTCACTCCTTGTAATCCTCACACAGCTTTTATCAACCattaaaactttctttttcttacctCTTTACAGTCCATGTTGAGGTCCTGTCCATTCACCTCAATGCGTACAATAATAACCTCGTAGTACCACTCTCTGCGGATTGGCGTGTACCAGAGCTCTCCCACGTACAGCGACGGGTCCACTCCTCCTATGATCTAAGAGCAAATGGAAACTTGTAGTGCGGCTTAAAACGCGGCATTGGACGAGCCGTCGGTGTCTACGCGTGTCTCACCATGCTGCCGCCGACAGTGGCGCTGCCCAGGGAGTAGTTCTGGGTGAAGCCCGCGCCACACaactggagagagaagaggtcAGGGACGGAAGTCTGGCGAACCAGAGAGTCAAAGAAAGGCTCCAATGTCTCGTCAggctgcagagagggagggggacaAAGCTGCTGCCTTTAGCTTCCCGCTTCAGAAATAGATGCATTCATTCAATCGTGCATTCAAAAGGAATccaaaacccttttttttttttactctcactgTGATCATTCAAAGAATTATCAGCATCACTACAAGAGTGTAACACAGCACCCAGACTGATATCAGAAGAGACCAGCAACTTTATGGAAAGGATCCCTACAGGGATATTAAGTGCATCCAAAATGAAACCAAAGTCTCGCTGTGAAATCACGCGGGAGGTGTAATGATGTAGGAAGTCAGCAGTGTGAGCGTGGATGAGAGCTGTCTGCAGAAGACTGGAGTAATGTTACAGAGATGGAGCACAGAGAGTCTGGCCTACTGTCACATAAAAGCTTAAAAAACTGACAGCATTATATTAACATGTTAACAAAATATCGCACAGTGTCGGACAAAGCCATCACAGCTCTGCCTTTTAAAGTCCTTTTACCTGAAGCTGAACCTTTGAGCCTGTTGACATGACGTGAATAAATATGAAAGCTTGGCAGGATAACAGTAAAAACAATTGCTCAGTAAGCCACGACTATCAGTTGAGGAAATCCggggcaaaaacaaacagcattaTTCTGCAGCTGTTTAGCAGCTGCCGGGCGTAGCGCCGCTGCTCAATAGTAATAGTTTAACCTTACGAACGTCATTCCCCCAGGTGAAGTGTCTGCCAGCGTCTGGTGGTGTGAGAGTTGAC
This sequence is a window from Mugil cephalus isolate CIBA_MC_2020 chromosome 9, CIBA_Mcephalus_1.1, whole genome shotgun sequence. Protein-coding genes within it:
- the bace1 gene encoding beta-secretase 1; its protein translation is MRASTLQPRWLTGIFMWTTVCLLGSGQSAPGSSGLSPAIRVPLRQGAGGEQPPPPPPLPHAAARSAARRRRGAAATAAGGISFVDMIDNLRGKSGQGYYVEMAVGSPPQKLNILVDTGSSNFAVGAAAHPFLRRYYHRSLSSSYRDLGRSVYVPYTQGRWEGELGTDLVSVPHGPNATLRANIAAITQSDRFFINGSNWEGILGLAYADIARPDETLEPFFDSLVRQTSVPDLFSLQLCGAGFTQNYSLGSATVGGSMIIGGVDPSLYVGELWYTPIRREWYYEVIIVRIEVNGQDLNMDCKEYNYDKSIVDSGTTNLRLPRKVFLAAVKAIEAASSTEQFPSGFWLGEQLVCWQAGTTPWNIFPVISLSLMSENRNQSFRISILPQQYLRPVEDVASAQEDCYKFAVSQSSTGTVMGAVIMEGFYVVFDREKKRIGFAVSTCHVHDEFRTASVEGPFHGADLEDCGYNIPQTDESTLMTIAYIMAGICALFMLPLCLMVCQWRFARCLHPHGDFADDISLLK